One genomic region from Spirulina subsalsa PCC 9445 encodes:
- the atpA gene encoding F0F1 ATP synthase subunit alpha: MVSIRPDEISNIIRQQIESYDQDVQVSNVGTVLQVGDGIARIYGLEKVMAGEFVEFEDGTVGIALNLEEDNVGAVLMGDGFGIQEGSTVKATGKIAQIPVGDAMVGRVVDALARPIDGKGDIAATDSRLIESGAPGIVERRSVYEPMQTGITAIDAMIPVGRGQRELIIGDRQTGKTAIAIDTILNQKEEDVVCVYVAIGQKASTVAQVIGALEERGALDYTVIVAANASDPATLQYLAPYTGAAIAEYFMYQGKATLVIYDDLSKQAQAYRQMSLLLRRPPGREAYPGDVFYLHSRLLERAAKLSDDLGGGSMTALPIIETQAGDVSAYIPTNVISITDGQIFLSSDLFNSGLRPAINAGISVSRVGSAAQIKAMKQVAGKLKLELAQFDELEAFSQFASDLDAATQAQLARGQRLRELLKQPQYSPLAVYEQVALVYAGINGYMDDVPVAQVTRFTQGFRDYIKNNKAEFVEIIKSEKKLTDAAETMLKEAIAEFKQAFLVSA; encoded by the coding sequence ATGGTTAGCATTAGACCAGACGAAATTAGCAACATTATTCGCCAGCAGATTGAATCCTACGACCAAGATGTTCAAGTGTCCAACGTAGGAACCGTTCTCCAAGTGGGGGATGGGATTGCCCGGATTTATGGCTTAGAAAAAGTCATGGCTGGGGAATTTGTGGAGTTTGAAGATGGCACCGTGGGCATCGCGTTGAACTTGGAAGAGGACAACGTGGGGGCTGTATTAATGGGGGATGGCTTCGGGATTCAAGAAGGCAGTACCGTTAAAGCCACCGGAAAAATTGCCCAAATTCCTGTCGGTGACGCGATGGTTGGCCGGGTGGTGGATGCTCTCGCTCGTCCTATTGATGGCAAAGGAGACATCGCCGCCACTGACAGCCGTTTAATTGAATCCGGCGCACCGGGGATTGTGGAACGTCGTTCGGTTTATGAGCCGATGCAAACTGGGATTACGGCTATTGATGCCATGATTCCTGTGGGTCGGGGTCAACGGGAGTTAATCATCGGCGACCGTCAAACCGGGAAAACAGCTATTGCGATTGATACTATCCTCAACCAAAAAGAAGAGGATGTGGTCTGTGTTTATGTAGCGATTGGTCAAAAAGCCTCCACTGTGGCGCAGGTGATTGGTGCGCTGGAAGAGCGGGGGGCTTTGGATTACACCGTGATTGTGGCAGCCAACGCCAGTGACCCGGCGACTCTGCAATATCTGGCACCTTATACCGGAGCGGCGATCGCAGAATATTTCATGTATCAAGGGAAAGCTACCTTGGTGATTTATGATGACTTGTCCAAACAAGCCCAAGCTTATCGCCAGATGTCCCTGTTACTCCGTCGTCCCCCCGGTCGGGAAGCTTACCCCGGTGATGTGTTCTATCTCCACTCTCGTCTGTTAGAACGGGCGGCGAAACTCAGTGATGACCTGGGCGGTGGTAGCATGACGGCTCTACCCATCATTGAAACCCAAGCTGGGGACGTTTCCGCTTACATTCCCACGAACGTAATTTCTATTACCGACGGTCAGATTTTCTTATCCTCCGACCTGTTCAACTCCGGTTTACGTCCAGCCATCAACGCCGGGATTTCTGTATCCCGGGTGGGATCGGCGGCGCAAATTAAGGCCATGAAACAGGTGGCCGGGAAGCTGAAATTAGAACTGGCGCAGTTCGACGAGTTGGAAGCGTTCTCTCAATTTGCCTCGGATTTAGACGCAGCCACCCAAGCTCAATTAGCACGGGGTCAACGTCTGCGGGAACTGCTCAAACAGCCCCAATATTCTCCCTTAGCGGTTTATGAACAGGTGGCGCTGGTGTATGCCGGGATTAACGGCTACATGGATGATGTTCCGGTGGCTCAAGTGACTCGCTTTACCCAAGGTTTCCGCGACTACATCAAGAACAATAAAGCTGAGTTCGTTGAGATCATCAAGTCTGAGAAGAAACTCACGGATGCGGCAGAAACTATGCTGAAAGAGGCGATCGCTGAATTTAAGCAAGCCTTTTTAGTGTCCGCTTAA
- the atpH gene encoding ATP synthase F1 subunit delta has product MNSTLLSSEIAEPYAQALMALAQSKSLTNEFGEDLRSLEGLLEASPELRFFISSPVVQEGDKKAILRRIMGDRTSPYLMNFLMLLVDKRRVVFLEPIVAQYLTLLRKLNNVVLAEVTSARGLSDGQIRSVIDRVRGMTQARDVEVKTQIDPDILGGVIIKVGSQIIDASLRGQLRRIGMTLNA; this is encoded by the coding sequence ATGAATAGCACATTGTTGAGCAGTGAAATCGCTGAACCCTACGCTCAGGCGTTGATGGCTCTTGCCCAATCCAAGAGTTTAACCAATGAGTTTGGTGAGGATTTACGCTCCCTAGAGGGTCTATTAGAGGCCTCCCCGGAGTTGCGGTTTTTTATCAGTAGTCCGGTAGTCCAAGAGGGAGATAAAAAAGCCATTCTGCGGCGGATCATGGGCGATCGCACCAGCCCCTACTTAATGAACTTCCTAATGCTGCTGGTGGACAAGCGGCGCGTTGTGTTTTTAGAGCCGATTGTGGCTCAATACTTGACCTTGTTGCGCAAGTTGAACAACGTCGTACTCGCCGAAGTTACCTCAGCCCGAGGACTCAGTGATGGGCAAATCCGCTCGGTGATTGACCGGGTGAGAGGGATGACCCAAGCCCGGGATGTGGAAGTGAAAACCCAAATCGACCCCGATATTTTAGGGGGCGTGATTATCAAAGTGGGTTCTCAGATTATTGATGCCAGTCTGCGCGGACAACTGCGGCGTATTGGCATGACTTTGAATGCCTAG
- a CDS encoding F0F1 ATP synthase subunit B, translated as MGIVFYLATEGAERGFGLNFDILETNLFNLVIIIAVLFYFGRQFLGTILSQRQARISEAIQEAEQRVTTAATQLAEAQQNLAQAQDEAKKIRANAEATAGRLKTEILAKGEAEIARIRETAAADLSTEQDRAIAELRQRVATLALAKVEAHLKDHLDDSIQGELIDRSIARIGG; from the coding sequence ATGGGCATAGTTTTTTATTTAGCCACGGAAGGAGCAGAGCGTGGCTTTGGTCTGAATTTCGATATTCTAGAGACCAATCTCTTTAACTTAGTCATTATCATTGCGGTTCTGTTTTATTTTGGACGGCAATTTTTGGGGACGATTCTTTCCCAACGCCAAGCCAGAATTAGTGAAGCCATTCAAGAGGCAGAACAACGGGTGACAACGGCGGCGACCCAATTGGCGGAAGCCCAGCAAAATCTCGCCCAAGCGCAAGATGAAGCGAAGAAAATTCGAGCCAATGCCGAAGCAACGGCCGGGCGTTTAAAAACGGAAATTTTAGCCAAAGGTGAGGCGGAAATTGCCCGGATTCGCGAGACGGCAGCGGCCGACTTGAGTACAGAACAGGATCGGGCGATCGCAGAATTGCGTCAACGAGTGGCAACGCTTGCTTTGGCCAAGGTTGAAGCCCACCTCAAAGATCATCTGGATGATTCCATCCAAGGTGAGTTGATTGACCGTTCTATTGCTCGCATCGGAGGGTAA
- a CDS encoding F0F1 ATP synthase subunit B', translating to MMHWTVLLATEVAETVAEEGGGLFDFDATLPLMAIQFVVLVAVLNVLFYKPLGKALDEREEFIRTKQQTARDRLAQAQELAQKYEQELVDVRRQSQDIIASAQSEAQKIVAGKVQEAQQQVQQQREATAREIEQQKAEAFASLEGQVDALSRQILEKLLGPELVR from the coding sequence ATGATGCACTGGACAGTTTTATTGGCTACAGAAGTGGCTGAAACTGTAGCTGAAGAAGGCGGGGGATTGTTTGATTTTGATGCCACCCTGCCCTTGATGGCCATTCAATTCGTGGTTTTAGTGGCAGTCCTAAATGTCCTATTTTATAAGCCTTTAGGGAAGGCACTGGATGAGCGGGAGGAGTTTATCCGCACTAAACAGCAAACGGCACGCGATCGCCTAGCCCAAGCCCAAGAACTGGCGCAGAAGTATGAGCAGGAATTGGTGGATGTTCGCCGCCAGTCTCAAGATATTATTGCCTCAGCCCAAAGCGAAGCGCAAAAAATTGTAGCGGGCAAGGTGCAAGAAGCACAGCAACAAGTCCAGCAGCAGCGAGAAGCGACTGCTCGCGAGATTGAACAGCAAAAAGCGGAAGCCTTTGCCTCGTTAGAAGGACAAGTAGATGCTCTGTCACGCCAGATTCTAGAAAAACTCCTAGGGCCGGAATTAGTCAGATAA
- the atpE gene encoding ATP synthase F0 subunit C produces the protein MNPTIAAASVIAAALAIGLAAIGPGIGQGNAAGQAVEGIARQPEAEGKIRGTLLLSLAFMEALTIYGLVVALVLLFANPFA, from the coding sequence ATGAATCCGACAATTGCTGCCGCCTCCGTGATTGCTGCTGCTTTAGCGATTGGTTTAGCGGCTATTGGGCCTGGAATTGGTCAAGGGAATGCAGCCGGACAAGCGGTAGAAGGGATTGCTCGTCAACCCGAAGCTGAAGGCAAAATTCGCGGTACCCTGTTGTTGAGCTTGGCTTTCATGGAAGCACTGACCATTTATGGTTTGGTGGTTGCTCTGGTGTTATTGTTCGCCAACCCCTTTGCTTAA
- the atpB gene encoding F0F1 ATP synthase subunit A: MEILDGLSLFNTFPLAELEVGKHFYWEIGNFQLHGQVFLTSWFVIALLIVAALAGTRNIQVQTAPKGFQNLMEYALEFIQDLAKNQIGEKEYRPWVPFIGTLFLFIFVSNWSGALVPWKLVEIPGGELAAPTNDINTTVALALLTSLAYFYAGFSKRGLGYLKKYIEPTPILLPINILEDFTKPLSLSFRLFGNILADELVVAVLVFLVPLIVPLPVMVLGLFTSAIQALIFATLAGAYIGEAIEGHGGEEHH, from the coding sequence ATGGAAATTCTAGATGGTTTGAGCCTATTCAATACCTTCCCCCTAGCTGAATTAGAAGTCGGCAAGCACTTTTATTGGGAAATTGGGAATTTCCAATTACACGGGCAAGTCTTCCTAACTTCTTGGTTTGTCATTGCCCTGTTAATTGTCGCCGCCCTTGCTGGAACCCGTAATATCCAAGTGCAAACGGCTCCGAAGGGCTTCCAAAACCTGATGGAATACGCCTTAGAATTCATTCAGGATCTGGCCAAAAATCAAATCGGTGAAAAAGAATATCGACCTTGGGTGCCATTTATTGGTACTTTGTTCTTGTTCATCTTTGTTTCTAACTGGTCAGGGGCGTTAGTGCCTTGGAAGCTTGTTGAAATTCCTGGAGGCGAGTTAGCGGCTCCAACCAACGATATTAATACAACCGTTGCTTTGGCACTGCTTACGTCTTTAGCATATTTCTACGCTGGTTTTAGTAAGCGTGGGCTGGGCTACTTGAAAAAGTATATTGAACCCACCCCCATCTTGCTACCCATCAATATCTTGGAAGATTTTACCAAACCTCTTTCCCTAAGCTTCCGTCTATTCGGTAACATTTTGGCCGATGAATTGGTCGTGGCGGTGTTAGTGTTCTTGGTGCCGTTGATTGTTCCTTTACCTGTGATGGTGTTGGGACTGTTTACGAGTGCGATTCAGGCGCTAATTTTCGCCACCCTCGCTGGTGCGTATATCGGGGAAGCGATTGAAGGTCATGGTGGGGAAGAACACCACTAG
- a CDS encoding ATP synthase subunit I, which produces MNSPEPSLKPTSSVEDTSTEASTHENSTHENSTHENLTASAGDSMEEYYKLQNALYLVTLGLTAFIFVCVWIAYSLNTGLNYLIGACVGVVYLRMLAKDVEKIGGQKRKLGINRLAPVIGVLLVATQLDQFQIVPIFLGFMTYKAAIVVYVLQTTLLPAQR; this is translated from the coding sequence GTGAACTCTCCTGAACCCTCACTAAAACCTACCTCTTCCGTGGAGGACACTTCCACCGAAGCATCCACCCACGAGAACTCAACCCACGAGAACTCGACCCACGAGAACTTGACGGCTTCTGCCGGAGATTCAATGGAGGAGTATTACAAGCTGCAAAACGCCTTGTATCTTGTGACATTAGGGTTAACGGCCTTTATTTTTGTTTGCGTTTGGATAGCTTACAGCCTCAACACAGGACTGAATTATTTAATTGGGGCTTGTGTGGGCGTGGTGTATCTCCGAATGTTGGCTAAAGACGTAGAGAAAATTGGGGGACAGAAACGCAAGTTAGGGATAAACCGCTTGGCTCCGGTTATCGGAGTTTTGTTAGTGGCTACACAACTGGATCAATTCCAGATTGTCCCGATCTTCCTCGGATTTATGACCTACAAAGCCGCCATTGTTGTCTATGTGCTGCAAACTACCCTCTTGCCAGCACAGCGATAA
- a CDS encoding adenylate/guanylate cyclase domain-containing protein yields MLSRLAQQIEYSVPDLTGLKIVTLTVLSVSLTLLGVRETGYLNAPEQALYDQMVRWGPVQEPDPHLLIITITEQDLRNQEKWPFADQLIARLLQRLQGYNPRAIGLDLYRDFPLEPGHQALNQELQRPNVITIRNIDDLAGTPAPRSSPPDQVGFNNIPVDQDNVVRRNLLFAETLEGDVLFSFTLRLALLYLAPEGIQPQNSPLYPDYLQLGEAVLKPLEPNSGGYHKLDDGGYQILLTYRSPQTVAREISFTEALSGSLDPQWVEDKVVLIGSAAPSLQDRFFTPYSPTLTGDTKMPGVVIHGHMVSQIVDAALGIRPLFQFWSDPLEIAWLLAWSTVGGVIGWHFRHPLAIALSLIISGLVLMGTGFGGFLLAWWIPLATPAFGLILTLALVITYQSYDDHRRQKIVMKLLGQNTSPEIAEALWRGRDHLLKAGKLPGIRLTATMLFLDIKGFSTISEKMSPEELLEWLNELLGDITHEVLAKQGIVNKFTGDGVMAVFGVPMTRTHHTEIALDAQRAVACALEISQLLDRFNHWGRQKNLPQIQMRIGIFTGPVVVGSLGGKDRLEYGVLGDSVNTAARLESCEKERQPTDCRILIAAETLAYLDNRFEVESWGFLALKGKEQMVEVYRVKGNREQGEQGSRGEGE; encoded by the coding sequence ATGCTCTCCCGGTTAGCGCAACAGATCGAGTATTCTGTCCCCGACCTCACCGGACTTAAAATTGTCACCCTCACTGTCCTCAGTGTTAGTCTCACCCTGCTAGGAGTCCGGGAAACCGGATATCTGAACGCCCCGGAACAAGCCCTTTATGATCAGATGGTGCGCTGGGGTCCCGTCCAAGAGCCAGATCCCCATTTACTGATCATTACCATCACCGAGCAAGACTTACGGAATCAGGAAAAATGGCCCTTTGCCGATCAACTCATTGCTCGTCTTTTACAACGTCTACAAGGTTATAATCCCCGTGCCATTGGTTTAGACTTATATCGTGACTTTCCCCTTGAACCGGGTCATCAGGCCCTGAATCAAGAACTACAACGCCCTAACGTCATCACCATCCGTAATATTGATGATTTAGCCGGAACACCCGCCCCTCGGTCCTCTCCCCCCGACCAAGTGGGGTTTAATAACATTCCCGTTGATCAAGATAATGTCGTGCGTCGCAATCTACTGTTTGCCGAAACTCTAGAAGGTGATGTCTTATTTTCCTTTACCCTACGTCTTGCCCTCCTCTACTTGGCCCCAGAAGGCATTCAACCCCAAAACAGCCCCCTTTATCCCGACTATCTCCAACTGGGGGAAGCGGTCTTAAAGCCCTTAGAACCCAATTCTGGGGGCTATCACAAGCTAGATGATGGGGGCTATCAAATTTTGCTCACCTATCGCTCCCCCCAAACTGTAGCGCGAGAAATCTCCTTTACAGAAGCCCTTTCCGGTTCCCTTGACCCCCAATGGGTCGAGGATAAAGTGGTGTTAATTGGCTCCGCTGCCCCCAGTTTACAAGATCGTTTTTTCACGCCCTATAGTCCCACCTTGACTGGGGATACCAAAATGCCGGGGGTGGTGATTCATGGGCATATGGTGAGTCAAATTGTTGATGCCGCCCTGGGAATTCGTCCCTTGTTTCAATTTTGGTCAGATCCCCTCGAAATCGCTTGGTTATTGGCTTGGTCTACGGTGGGGGGGGTGATTGGGTGGCATTTTCGGCATCCGTTGGCGATCGCACTCAGTCTGATCATCAGTGGTCTAGTCCTCATGGGAACTGGCTTTGGCGGCTTTCTCCTCGCTTGGTGGATTCCCCTAGCTACCCCCGCTTTCGGCTTAATCCTCACCCTCGCTCTGGTCATTACCTACCAATCCTATGATGATCACCGACGGCAAAAAATCGTGATGAAACTCCTCGGGCAAAACACCTCCCCCGAAATTGCCGAAGCCCTTTGGCGGGGGCGAGATCATCTGCTCAAAGCCGGAAAACTACCGGGAATTCGTCTCACCGCAACCATGCTTTTTTTAGACATTAAAGGCTTTAGCACCATTTCTGAAAAAATGTCCCCCGAAGAACTATTAGAATGGCTCAATGAGTTGCTAGGGGACATCACCCATGAAGTGTTAGCCAAACAAGGTATTGTCAACAAATTTACTGGAGATGGCGTGATGGCCGTCTTTGGTGTTCCCATGACCCGCACCCACCACACAGAAATCGCCCTCGATGCACAACGGGCTGTTGCCTGTGCCTTAGAAATTAGCCAACTCCTAGACCGTTTTAATCACTGGGGCAGACAGAAGAATCTCCCCCAGATTCAAATGCGTATCGGCATCTTCACCGGCCCCGTTGTGGTGGGGTCTTTGGGGGGGAAAGACCGTTTGGAGTACGGGGTTTTGGGGGATAGTGTGAACACGGCCGCCCGTCTGGAAAGTTGCGAGAAAGAGCGTCAGCCCACCGACTGCCGAATTTTAATCGCGGCCGAAACGTTAGCCTATTTAGACAACCGCTTTGAGGTGGAATCTTGGGGCTTTTTGGCTTTGAAGGGGAAAGAGCAAATGGTGGAAGTCTATCGGGTCAAGGGGAACAGGGAACAGGGGGAGCAGGGGAGCAGGGGAGAGGGGGAATAG
- a CDS encoding folate/biopterin family MFS transporter: MISADPPSRSLKTFLTEKLFFGNEPTPELLAILTVYFVQGILGLSRLAVSFFLKDELHLSPAQVGALLGVAALPWVVKPLFGFLSDGLPLFGYRRRSYLVLSGILGTLAWVALATLVQDAWTATLAILLSSISIAISDVIADSIVVERVRGESMAQSGSLQSLTWAVSALGGLITAYLSGWLLQQFNTQTVFWITAAFPLIVCGVAGWIVETPLLPSLDAKRPVIGTQIKQVWQAMKQKAIWLPTLFVFLWQATPSSESAFFFFVTNDLGFQPEFLGRVRLVTSLAALLGIWLYQRFFKAVPFRVILGWTTVLASALGMTTLLLVTHTNRALGIDDHWFSLGDSLILTVMGQIAFMPVLVLSARLCPPGIEATLFALLMSIWNLAGLLSHELGALLTQWLGVTETNFEQLWLLVVLTNLSTLLPLPFLGWLPGEDEDPVAQLFPQEEESQVSPTERESERQLLSVSREQ, translated from the coding sequence ATGATTAGTGCCGACCCCCCTTCTCGATCTCTGAAAACCTTCCTCACCGAGAAACTCTTCTTTGGCAATGAACCCACTCCGGAGTTACTGGCCATCTTAACGGTTTATTTTGTCCAAGGGATTTTAGGACTCTCGCGCTTGGCGGTGAGTTTCTTTCTCAAGGATGAATTACATCTTTCCCCCGCTCAAGTGGGAGCTCTGTTGGGAGTTGCCGCCCTGCCTTGGGTGGTTAAACCCCTGTTTGGCTTTTTATCGGACGGTTTGCCCTTATTTGGCTATCGTCGCCGTTCCTATTTAGTCCTGTCCGGTATTTTAGGAACATTAGCTTGGGTCGCCCTAGCCACTTTGGTCCAAGATGCTTGGACCGCCACTCTTGCCATTTTATTATCTTCAATCTCCATTGCTATTAGTGATGTTATTGCCGACTCAATTGTAGTGGAACGAGTACGGGGGGAATCTATGGCACAATCGGGGTCTTTACAATCCCTGACTTGGGCTGTATCAGCACTGGGGGGGTTAATTACAGCCTATCTCAGTGGTTGGCTATTGCAACAGTTTAATACTCAAACCGTATTTTGGATTACGGCGGCTTTTCCCTTGATTGTCTGTGGGGTGGCGGGGTGGATTGTGGAAACCCCTCTGTTGCCCAGTTTGGACGCTAAACGGCCAGTGATTGGCACTCAGATTAAACAAGTCTGGCAAGCGATGAAACAAAAGGCTATCTGGTTGCCGACGTTGTTTGTCTTTCTCTGGCAAGCCACCCCCAGCAGTGAATCGGCGTTTTTCTTTTTTGTGACCAATGATTTAGGCTTTCAACCGGAATTTCTCGGACGGGTGCGCTTAGTGACGAGTTTGGCGGCCTTGTTGGGGATTTGGCTATACCAACGGTTTTTTAAGGCGGTTCCCTTTCGGGTGATTTTGGGCTGGACTACGGTGTTAGCCTCTGCTTTGGGAATGACGACGTTATTGTTGGTGACTCATACCAATCGAGCGTTAGGAATTGATGATCATTGGTTTAGTTTAGGGGATAGTTTGATTTTGACGGTGATGGGACAGATTGCCTTTATGCCTGTGTTGGTGCTTTCGGCGCGTTTATGTCCTCCGGGGATTGAAGCGACGTTATTTGCTCTATTAATGTCGATTTGGAATTTAGCGGGGTTATTGTCCCATGAGTTGGGCGCGTTATTAACTCAATGGTTAGGGGTGACGGAGACGAATTTTGAGCAGCTTTGGCTGTTGGTGGTGTTAACCAATCTTTCAACGTTGTTACCCTTGCCGTTTTTGGGCTGGTTGCCGGGGGAAGATGAGGATCCCGTGGCGCAATTGTTCCCGCAAGAGGAGGAATCGCAAGTGTCACCCACGGAGAGGGAGTCTGAGCGGCAATTATTATCCGTGAGTCGTGAACAGTAA